Proteins encoded in a region of the Candidatus Bathyarchaeota archaeon genome:
- a CDS encoding ABC transporter permease subunit: MRFWKSWIVTKKDLSVIRRNKYVFYSLIAMPLVLGVVLPTVFIFAIGAGAEQLAHEELLQTAYQIANLGTMYFVLIPAILPSIIASYSIVGEKIEKSLEPLLATPTTDGELLLGKSLASFVPCMAVTYLAAAIFVPIIDFWSYSTLGIILIPNLYWALMMFVITPLACIMSVEANIIVSSKVSDIRAAQQLGGIVVLPLIFVVLLGSIVSTSLLLAIGVTVALAVADIALFYLSKATFRREEILTKWK; the protein is encoded by the coding sequence ATGCGTTTTTGGAAATCATGGATTGTAACTAAAAAAGACTTGAGCGTGATTAGGCGAAACAAGTATGTCTTCTACTCGCTAATAGCTATGCCTTTAGTGCTAGGAGTAGTTTTACCGACAGTTTTCATATTTGCCATAGGTGCTGGAGCTGAACAACTTGCACATGAAGAACTTTTGCAGACAGCATATCAAATCGCGAATCTTGGTACCATGTATTTTGTTCTCATACCCGCTATTTTGCCCTCGATAATCGCTTCCTACAGCATCGTAGGCGAAAAAATAGAAAAAAGCCTAGAACCCCTACTGGCAACACCGACAACAGACGGCGAACTATTGCTAGGAAAAAGCTTAGCTTCTTTTGTGCCTTGCATGGCAGTAACGTACTTAGCGGCCGCGATTTTCGTGCCCATAATTGACTTCTGGTCGTATAGCACGCTTGGAATTATCCTAATACCAAACTTGTACTGGGCACTCATGATGTTTGTTATAACGCCCTTAGCTTGCATCATGAGTGTAGAAGCCAACATCATAGTATCCTCAAAAGTCAGCGACATCCGAGCAGCTCAACAATTAGGCGGCATAGTAGTTTTACCGCTAATCTTTGTGGTGCTCCTCGGCTCAATAGTTTCAACATCGCTGTTGCTTGCCATAGGCGTCACGGTAGCATTAGCAGTCGCAGACATAGCATTATTTTACTTAAGCAAGGCAACGTTTAGAAGAGAAGAAATCCTCACTAAATGGAAATAA
- a CDS encoding Snf7 family protein, whose product MLATIKYQIHRNAIKEDTNMSERFAKKWETKREENNILNTIKDTVQPPPPLKPRLDAAVRKLDLQINKLDQTNERFQQKDRTLFAKLVDAYTQHDQAHANIYATELAELRKMSKLIMNARLALDQVSLRIKTVQELGDVVTTLGPCIGVLRSISNGIGGVLPEAEGELGDIGNMLSGLMFEAGTSSGMSLNFENVNEDASKILAEAATVAEQRVSANFPDLPAGMATGTASNKTQT is encoded by the coding sequence ATGTTAGCAACAATTAAGTACCAAATCCACCGTAACGCAATCAAAGAGGATACTAACATGTCTGAACGATTCGCTAAAAAATGGGAAACAAAAAGAGAAGAAAACAACATACTAAACACAATAAAAGACACCGTCCAACCCCCACCACCACTAAAACCACGCCTAGACGCAGCAGTCAGAAAACTAGACCTGCAAATCAACAAACTAGACCAAACAAACGAACGCTTCCAACAAAAAGACCGCACACTATTCGCCAAACTAGTCGACGCCTACACACAACACGACCAAGCACACGCCAACATATACGCCACAGAACTAGCTGAACTCCGAAAAATGAGCAAACTCATCATGAACGCACGCCTCGCACTAGACCAAGTCTCACTAAGAATCAAAACCGTACAAGAACTAGGCGACGTAGTCACAACACTCGGACCATGCATCGGCGTACTCCGCAGCATCAGCAACGGCATAGGCGGCGTACTCCCAGAAGCAGAAGGCGAACTAGGAGACATCGGCAACATGCTAAGCGGCTTAATGTTTGAAGCAGGCACATCAAGCGGCATGTCACTAAACTTCGAAAACGTAAACGAAGACGCCTCAAAAATCCTAGCCGAAGCCGCAACAGTAGCCGAACAAAGAGTCAGCGCAAACTTCCCAGACCTGCCAGCGGGCATGGCAACAGGCACAGCAAGCAACAAGACACAAACCTAA
- a CDS encoding ABC transporter ATP-binding protein, translating into MIETKNLTRTFGNLTAVDNVTFHVEKGEVFGFLGPNGAGKTTTIRMLCCLISKTSGEATISGYNISNEEDCMKIRKMVGFLPENVGLYDSLSAYRNLDFYGQLYEVPEETRKGNIERLLRLLGIWERREDTVGTFSKGMKQKIAIARALIHDPQLLFLDEPTANLDPEAAKTVRDFILELKKEKRTIFINTHNLSEAERLCDRIAILKGKLIAVDSPRNLSLSLYSRKTIVHLQNMTDAVLAAVQRLNVVKAARVSDNKLILDMDDPERDNPAVVKAVVAAGGNVQYVTELRSSLEDVYLKLIKEVSA; encoded by the coding sequence ATGATTGAAACCAAAAACCTAACCCGAACATTCGGCAACCTAACAGCCGTAGACAACGTAACCTTTCATGTTGAAAAAGGCGAGGTTTTCGGTTTCCTTGGACCTAACGGTGCAGGAAAAACCACGACCATACGCATGCTATGTTGCCTAATCAGCAAAACCAGCGGTGAAGCCACAATCAGCGGCTACAACATCAGCAATGAAGAAGACTGCATGAAAATCAGAAAAATGGTTGGGTTCCTGCCAGAAAATGTTGGCTTATACGACAGTTTAAGCGCTTATAGGAACCTTGATTTTTACGGGCAACTCTATGAGGTTCCAGAAGAAACGCGAAAAGGCAATATTGAGCGGTTACTGCGGTTGCTGGGCATTTGGGAGCGCAGAGAAGACACCGTGGGAACTTTTAGTAAGGGTATGAAACAGAAAATTGCTATTGCACGTGCACTGATCCATGACCCGCAGTTGCTGTTTTTGGACGAACCTACAGCCAACCTAGACCCTGAGGCAGCAAAAACTGTTCGGGATTTCATATTAGAACTCAAGAAAGAGAAACGTACAATTTTCATCAATACCCACAACCTTAGCGAGGCAGAGCGACTTTGCGACCGCATAGCAATTCTAAAAGGCAAACTAATCGCCGTAGATTCCCCAAGAAACTTGTCGCTTAGCCTGTATAGTCGGAAAACGATTGTTCACTTACAAAATATGACCGATGCAGTTTTAGCCGCTGTGCAACGTTTGAATGTAGTTAAGGCGGCTCGCGTTTCAGATAACAAGTTGATTTTGGATATGGATGACCCTGAACGGGATAATCCTGCAGTGGTCAAAGCGGTGGTGGCAGCAGGCGGCAATGTTCAATATGTGACGGAGCTTCGTTCCTCGCTTGAGGATGTTTACTTAAAGTTGATTAAGGAGGTTTCAGCGTAA
- the mgtA gene encoding magnesium-translocating P-type ATPase: MAKATQNGNNSNSTAVATLKPTLTSEELLSLSTEEIMTRLGTSHQGLSSEQAEERLEIYGRNELARAHKHSGIKEFLLHFKSPLVIILLIAGIISGLLQEYANMIIVLTIIFISVILDYYQESKAEKAAELLKQKVTTTATVLRDNVKQEIKFPEIVPGDIIYLSAGDIAPADARVITAKDLFVNQSALTGESFPVEKIAGAVKSKEGGVVDWGNYCFMGTSVVSGTATAVVVKTGSSTEYGKIAKKLIEKPPETEFERGIKSFGFLIMQITFLLVIFVFLTISLRDPTETGVVQALLFAVALAVGLTPELLPMIITINLSKGAMAMSKKGVIVKRLASIENFGSMNVLCTDKTGTLTENRIKLILNVDMEGKEDEKVFLYSFLNSHFQTGLKSPLDEAILKHKEIDTSKYVKIDEVPFDFIRRRVSVVVERHQQRYFIAKGAPEEILKVCSYYELNKVVADLTEEVRKRIEQKYHDYSADGLRVLGVAYKRLREEKAVYSINDETDMVFLGFVAFLDPPKETAKQSIQLLTKAGIELKILTGDNELVTRKVCEELGFEVKGMALGTDIANMPDEALMAVVEEANIFCRVNPVQKDRIITLLKRNGHVVGYMGDGINDAPSLKTSDVGISVDNAVDVARESADIILSRNDLTVLAEGVLEGRKTFGNTMKYIMIGVSSNFGNMFSVAGAALFLPFLPMLPVQILLNNLLYDFSQSTITTDKVDEEYVERPKRWDITFIRKFMISLGPVSSLFDFLTFFMMLFAFLPIIPVALLSDPTYPERLFQTAWFIESLVSQTLVVFVIRTRRPFWRSRPSKYLVIGSIAIITFALLVPFTPLGEVFSFVAPPPLFYAALALLLGAYLLVAEIVKGWFYKRHSYRLEQVLVPKRAFYITRTAKLMQEMIAAISLRSEDEFSIESLTDDLNSALPSPINSNQMARNLQYLRRSGLINVDWNKRTIKREKSLREYVKTSIIEGPMWATLLEDWRKIRATLLNKHGEVNEEYQEPLTT; this comes from the coding sequence ATGGCGAAAGCGACACAAAACGGCAACAATTCAAACAGCACGGCAGTCGCCACTCTGAAGCCTACCTTGACCTCTGAAGAACTGTTGAGCCTTTCAACAGAAGAAATCATGACACGCCTTGGCACATCCCACCAGGGACTTAGCTCTGAACAGGCAGAGGAACGCCTTGAAATTTACGGTCGAAATGAACTTGCGCGTGCGCACAAACATTCAGGCATCAAAGAGTTTCTTTTGCACTTCAAAAGTCCTCTTGTTATAATTCTCTTGATTGCAGGCATAATCTCGGGTTTACTTCAGGAATACGCTAACATGATTATTGTGTTAACTATCATTTTCATCAGTGTCATCCTTGATTATTATCAGGAGAGCAAGGCTGAAAAAGCCGCTGAACTTCTGAAACAGAAAGTCACCACAACTGCCACAGTACTAAGGGACAATGTTAAACAAGAAATAAAATTCCCTGAAATCGTCCCCGGAGACATAATTTACCTCTCAGCAGGAGATATTGCTCCCGCAGACGCTCGCGTCATAACCGCTAAAGATTTGTTCGTTAATCAGTCAGCGTTAACAGGTGAATCGTTCCCTGTAGAGAAAATTGCTGGCGCAGTCAAGAGCAAGGAAGGCGGGGTTGTTGACTGGGGCAACTACTGTTTTATGGGTACCTCCGTGGTCAGCGGAACAGCCACAGCGGTTGTCGTTAAAACGGGCAGTTCAACCGAGTATGGAAAAATCGCTAAAAAACTCATCGAGAAACCGCCAGAAACCGAGTTTGAGCGCGGCATCAAAAGCTTTGGTTTCCTCATCATGCAAATAACCTTCCTTTTAGTCATCTTTGTCTTCCTCACAATTTCACTTCGTGACCCCACCGAAACTGGAGTAGTGCAGGCTCTGCTTTTCGCAGTGGCTTTGGCTGTTGGGTTAACGCCTGAGCTTTTGCCCATGATTATAACGATTAACCTTTCCAAAGGCGCCATGGCTATGTCTAAGAAAGGCGTCATCGTGAAACGTCTTGCATCCATAGAAAATTTCGGTAGCATGAACGTTCTGTGCACCGATAAGACTGGCACGCTTACGGAGAACCGCATCAAACTTATCCTAAACGTGGACATGGAAGGAAAAGAGGATGAGAAAGTCTTCCTCTATTCGTTTCTAAACAGCCACTTCCAAACAGGACTCAAAAGCCCACTGGACGAGGCTATCCTAAAACATAAAGAAATTGACACATCGAAATATGTAAAGATAGATGAGGTTCCGTTTGATTTTATAAGAAGACGCGTCTCGGTCGTTGTGGAGCGCCATCAGCAAAGATATTTCATTGCCAAAGGCGCTCCTGAAGAGATTCTCAAAGTCTGCTCTTACTACGAGCTAAACAAAGTAGTTGCAGACCTAACTGAAGAAGTGCGGAAGCGTATTGAGCAGAAATATCACGACTACAGCGCTGATGGACTCAGGGTTTTAGGTGTCGCTTACAAGCGCCTCAGAGAAGAAAAAGCCGTCTACTCAATAAATGACGAAACCGATATGGTGTTCTTGGGCTTTGTAGCTTTCCTTGACCCGCCCAAAGAAACCGCCAAACAATCAATCCAACTTCTAACCAAAGCAGGAATCGAACTTAAAATTCTCACAGGAGACAACGAATTGGTTACACGAAAAGTCTGTGAGGAACTGGGCTTTGAAGTTAAGGGTATGGCTCTTGGAACCGACATAGCCAACATGCCAGACGAAGCTTTGATGGCAGTGGTTGAAGAAGCAAACATTTTCTGCCGCGTCAACCCTGTCCAAAAAGACCGCATAATTACTCTGCTTAAGAGAAACGGTCACGTTGTCGGTTACATGGGCGACGGCATTAATGATGCTCCTTCACTGAAAACCAGCGACGTCGGTATATCAGTGGACAATGCGGTTGATGTGGCACGAGAATCCGCTGACATCATCCTCTCCAGAAACGACTTAACCGTGCTGGCAGAGGGAGTTTTGGAAGGACGCAAAACCTTTGGCAACACCATGAAGTACATCATGATTGGAGTTAGCTCTAACTTCGGTAACATGTTCAGCGTTGCAGGCGCCGCTTTATTCTTGCCTTTCTTGCCCATGCTCCCAGTGCAGATTCTGCTAAACAACTTACTCTACGATTTCTCACAATCCACAATCACCACGGACAAAGTGGATGAAGAATACGTCGAGCGCCCTAAACGTTGGGACATCACTTTCATACGTAAATTCATGATATCGCTAGGTCCAGTCAGTTCACTGTTTGATTTCTTGACCTTCTTTATGATGCTTTTTGCATTTCTACCCATCATACCAGTTGCCCTCTTATCCGACCCAACCTATCCTGAGCGCTTATTCCAAACCGCATGGTTCATTGAATCATTGGTGTCACAAACCCTAGTGGTTTTTGTCATTAGAACAAGGCGACCATTCTGGAGAAGCCGCCCAAGCAAATACCTAGTAATCGGCAGCATCGCCATTATTACATTCGCTTTATTGGTACCCTTCACTCCGCTTGGCGAAGTGTTCAGTTTTGTGGCGCCTCCACCGCTATTCTACGCTGCTTTAGCCCTTCTGCTGGGTGCATACTTGTTAGTAGCCGAAATTGTGAAAGGCTGGTTCTACAAGAGGCACTCATACCGCCTTGAACAAGTTCTGGTGCCAAAGAGGGCTTTCTATATCACACGAACGGCAAAGTTGATGCAGGAGATGATTGCAGCCATAAGCTTGCGCTCAGAGGATGAATTCTCAATCGAATCCTTAACTGACGATTTGAACAGCGCCTTGCCCTCTCCGATTAACTCAAATCAAATGGCAAGAAACCTCCAGTACCTGAGGCGTTCTGGATTAATCAATGTTGACTGGAACAAACGTACAATTAAGCGTGAAAAATCACTCAGAGAATACGTTAAGACAAGCATTATCGAAGGACCCATGTGGGCGACGCTACTAGAAGATTGGCGAAAAATAAGAGCTACGCTCCTAAATAAGCACGGAGAAGTAAACGAAGAATACCAAGAACCACTGACAACATGA
- the eif1A gene encoding translation initiation factor eIF-1A: MGKRKVTNEGSLDNMILPTPNDVLGIAVKMLGADRIMVKCQDGKERLCRVRGKLKRRVWIREGDIVLVSPWDFQSESRGDIFWRYRRNQSDWLRNHNYLTM, translated from the coding sequence ATGGGTAAAAGAAAAGTAACAAATGAGGGCAGTCTCGATAATATGATTTTGCCCACCCCTAATGACGTTTTAGGCATAGCAGTGAAAATGCTTGGTGCCGACAGAATTATGGTTAAATGTCAGGATGGAAAAGAGCGACTTTGTCGAGTCCGAGGGAAACTGAAAAGGCGCGTTTGGATACGAGAGGGCGACATTGTGTTGGTTTCTCCTTGGGATTTCCAAAGTGAAAGTCGGGGAGACATTTTCTGGCGGTATAGAAGAAACCAGTCGGATTGGCTTAGAAACCACAATTATCTAACTATGTAA
- a CDS encoding beta-propeller domain-containing protein, whose translation MVQKEVKKKTKIYGTVAVLSALVLISMIYVMGSVPQVFPPSETPPVLGMKTFSSLEALTTFLSAKTQGQQSYVGGPLDSQFFGERGPVPAHIQGAPGVTGGKNLESAPTYAVDSSYSTTNIQVQGVDEADTVKTDGKYIYAISNAQNFGFYMTQDSAGQTGNSIYIINADPQNAKVVSKITLANNTQPAGMFLSQDSTKLVVLASKYQIYTYDTERSTGAMLMPYQSDVFTFINVYDISNKANPILFRNFTMSGSYFNSRMINNYVYTVVSQPAYVTNNSVTLPVVCEKTVTSPIEPTSVRYAEDTVDNYFTFTTFVGLNIMDATQQPTNMTILMGGTSTMYVSTQNIYVTYPTYTPGGQYTSVYRVRINGSQLTFETQGNVPGYLLNQYSMDEYQGYFRVATTWGSTGGPFKGPLAEEPTSMNNIYVLNMNLSIVGRLENLAKDERIFSSRFIGDKAYLVTFRQVDPFFVIDLSNPASPKVAGELKIPGYSSYLHPYDENYMIGLGKENNTVKLSLFDVSNVNQPTEIAKYIIEGDYTDSQALYEPKAFLFNKQKELLVIPVSITKYGVIDSGSSLGGKEVYDYSQGSYWQGAYVFRLTASGGFEYRGGITHITNTNASTIYLYDYNLQVERALYIGNTLYTISNAQVKLNSLTNLTEITTINLN comes from the coding sequence ATGGTACAAAAAGAAGTCAAAAAGAAAACCAAAATCTACGGAACAGTAGCCGTACTCTCAGCCTTAGTGCTAATATCAATGATTTACGTTATGGGTTCAGTGCCCCAAGTCTTCCCCCCCTCAGAAACACCCCCTGTTTTGGGCATGAAAACTTTCTCATCTCTTGAGGCGCTGACAACTTTTCTGTCAGCTAAAACGCAGGGACAGCAATCCTATGTAGGCGGACCATTGGATAGTCAATTCTTCGGTGAAAGAGGCCCAGTTCCTGCTCATATTCAAGGTGCTCCTGGTGTAACAGGCGGTAAAAACTTGGAGTCAGCTCCAACCTACGCGGTTGATTCTTCTTATTCAACAACTAACATCCAAGTCCAAGGAGTCGACGAAGCAGACACCGTAAAAACAGACGGCAAATACATCTACGCGATATCTAACGCTCAAAACTTTGGCTTTTACATGACACAGGATTCTGCGGGGCAAACAGGCAATTCAATTTACATAATAAATGCTGATCCGCAAAACGCTAAAGTTGTCTCAAAAATAACCCTTGCAAACAATACGCAGCCAGCGGGCATGTTCCTTAGCCAAGACAGCACCAAACTGGTGGTTTTAGCCAGCAAATACCAAATTTACACTTATGACACCGAGCGCTCCACTGGCGCAATGCTCATGCCGTACCAAAGCGATGTGTTCACGTTCATCAACGTTTATGACATTTCAAACAAGGCTAACCCCATTCTATTCCGCAACTTCACCATGAGCGGAAGCTACTTCAACTCCAGAATGATAAACAACTACGTCTACACCGTCGTAAGCCAACCCGCATATGTAACGAATAATTCTGTGACACTTCCAGTTGTCTGCGAAAAAACCGTTACTTCACCTATTGAACCTACAAGCGTGCGTTACGCCGAGGACACAGTTGATAACTATTTCACTTTCACGACTTTTGTGGGTTTAAACATCATGGACGCCACACAGCAGCCAACAAACATGACTATCCTGATGGGCGGAACCAGCACAATGTACGTTTCTACACAAAACATCTACGTAACTTACCCAACTTATACCCCTGGAGGACAGTACACTTCTGTCTACCGAGTGCGCATCAATGGAAGCCAATTAACGTTCGAAACTCAAGGTAACGTTCCAGGATACCTTCTTAATCAGTACTCCATGGATGAATACCAAGGATATTTCAGGGTAGCTACAACGTGGGGTTCTACAGGTGGACCGTTTAAAGGACCACTTGCAGAAGAACCAACATCAATGAACAACATCTACGTCCTAAACATGAACCTTAGCATCGTCGGTCGTCTAGAAAACCTTGCAAAAGATGAGCGTATCTTCAGCTCAAGGTTCATCGGAGACAAAGCTTACCTTGTAACCTTCAGGCAAGTAGACCCTTTCTTCGTCATAGACCTCTCAAATCCAGCTAGCCCGAAGGTTGCAGGGGAGCTTAAAATCCCAGGATACTCAAGCTACCTACATCCGTACGATGAAAACTACATGATTGGCTTAGGCAAAGAAAACAATACAGTGAAGCTATCGCTCTTTGACGTATCAAACGTTAACCAACCTACTGAAATCGCAAAATACATAATAGAGGGTGATTACACCGACTCGCAAGCACTCTACGAACCTAAAGCATTCCTGTTTAACAAGCAAAAGGAACTGCTCGTCATCCCAGTCTCCATTACAAAATATGGTGTAATCGACTCTGGTAGCAGCCTAGGCGGCAAAGAAGTATACGACTATTCGCAGGGTTCCTACTGGCAAGGCGCGTACGTCTTTAGGTTGACGGCGTCAGGCGGTTTTGAGTATAGAGGCGGAATCACGCACATAACTAACACAAACGCAAGTACAATCTACCTCTACGACTACAACCTACAGGTGGAAAGAGCACTCTACATCGGCAACACGCTTTACACGATATCTAATGCTCAAGTAAAACTCAACAGCTTAACTAACCTCACAGAAATTACAACAATCAACCTAAATTAA
- a CDS encoding helix-turn-helix domain-containing protein — translation MKLVKFLDQKGTILVLDPLNQTLLKNLVMSESSISELATKLNLPTLKLWRRMQKLLKANLIEVVRTEKVGNIEKKFFRATATGYIPQHQFLEFKPKDANLQEAFRIYTEIQNKIALKISALGEVPNGVDPIDFALFASIQAFAQICTEPTTRIAISKIEENLRNFKNKAIA, via the coding sequence ATGAAACTGGTTAAATTCCTAGACCAAAAAGGCACAATACTTGTTCTTGACCCGCTCAACCAAACACTTCTAAAAAACCTCGTTATGTCAGAATCATCTATTTCTGAACTTGCAACGAAGCTCAACTTGCCCACCCTCAAACTTTGGAGAAGAATGCAAAAACTGCTAAAAGCCAACTTGATTGAAGTAGTTAGAACCGAAAAAGTCGGCAACATCGAAAAAAAATTCTTCCGTGCCACAGCCACAGGATATATTCCTCAACATCAGTTCCTCGAGTTTAAACCTAAAGACGCAAACCTGCAAGAAGCCTTTCGAATTTACACTGAGATTCAAAACAAAATTGCCCTGAAGATTTCAGCGCTGGGCGAAGTGCCAAATGGCGTTGACCCAATCGACTTTGCCCTCTTTGCAAGCATACAGGCATTTGCCCAAATCTGCACTGAACCGACAACACGGATAGCGATATCAAAAATAGAGGAGAATCTGAGAAATTTCAAAAATAAGGCAATAGCTTGA
- a CDS encoding LamG domain-containing protein: MNKIAIVLLALLLIAFLFFAYSRLATATTVFSDDFSTGNFAKWSETYVSPDSSQAVSNGIARFTVPTPVAGTYTFSFVKTEAFVSTVNSTITATLYVYFSKIPNGCPQGNGALFFLYVCDSSDMSGNSGNFCVGIDGSSVWSLWIGGSLTYTYLFQTEDSTPVSNTWYHIALTIDNSACKVALTVNDVVVISASQQQFTDKTHHISLISGIGENWWSDGSGQQEVAIANVVLEISDADPQPSSSPTLTPSHPLPTKTATPDPPATPTPTASPSASPSATPDIPEFPAFTIILLVIATLLVSALGLKRKIMQKIKCKKPSRVAFLFLRISRISRSVGVSQRLSLAFVEPILLLDKLPRCRLRMVSFFQNTSP; the protein is encoded by the coding sequence ATGAATAAGATAGCTATAGTGCTTCTTGCCTTATTGCTCATCGCTTTCCTATTCTTTGCCTATTCACGGCTTGCAACCGCCACAACCGTGTTTTCTGATGATTTCTCAACAGGAAACTTCGCTAAATGGTCAGAGACTTACGTCAGCCCTGACTCAAGCCAAGCGGTCAGCAATGGCATAGCGCGTTTTACTGTTCCGACTCCTGTGGCTGGTACTTACACTTTTTCATTCGTTAAAACGGAAGCATTTGTTTCCACAGTCAATAGTACAATAACTGCCACACTATACGTCTACTTTTCAAAAATTCCTAATGGGTGCCCACAAGGGAATGGCGCACTGTTTTTCCTTTATGTTTGTGATTCTTCAGACATGAGCGGCAATAGTGGTAACTTTTGCGTTGGAATCGATGGTTCAAGCGTCTGGTCTTTATGGATAGGCGGAAGCCTCACCTACACATACTTATTCCAAACAGAAGATTCCACCCCAGTTAGCAATACATGGTATCATATTGCTTTAACGATTGACAATTCAGCATGCAAAGTAGCGTTAACAGTTAATGATGTTGTGGTGATTAGTGCCAGTCAACAGCAATTCACCGATAAAACACACCACATCAGCCTAATTTCAGGGATAGGCGAGAACTGGTGGAGTGACGGCTCAGGGCAACAAGAAGTTGCAATAGCTAACGTGGTACTAGAAATTTCAGACGCAGACCCCCAACCTTCGTCTAGTCCAACATTAACGCCTTCACACCCCTTACCTACTAAAACGGCAACGCCTGACCCGCCTGCAACACCAACACCTACGGCTTCTCCAAGTGCAAGCCCTTCCGCTACCCCCGATATCCCAGAATTCCCAGCATTTACTATCATATTGTTAGTAATTGCAACATTATTGGTTAGTGCGCTCGGACTCAAGAGAAAAATCATGCAAAAAATAAAATGTAAAAAACCGTCAAGGGTTGCTTTTTTGTTTCTCAGAATATCTCGTATCTCACGCAGTGTCGGAGTATCTCAACGTCTAAGCCTGGCATTTGTGGAACCGATTCTTCTTTTGGATAAATTACCTCGGTGCCGGTTACGTATGGTCTCTTTCTTCCAGAACACCTCTCCGTAA